The DNA sequence GTAACTATAGCTAAGGATAGTTGCGGTATGACTAAATGTTCGACCACATCAGGCCGCATCACACAGTGGTAAGACTCCACGGTTAAACCGCTGCACAGTGCTCTACGACGCAGTAAATCAACTACGTATTCCGCACCTGTGCCAGGTTCGCCTAGAAGAACGACATGACGATTACAGTTTGCGGTGACCGAGGGCAGAAAATTGATCGGTCCGATGGGGGTGAGGGCGGTAGCAAAAAGATGCCGCTCTCTAGACCCCTGTACAAAGACCCTCTGCGGAAAGTGCTCGGCCTGTATAGTCGCCGCCACCTCGTTTAGTCGCGCTATATTAATAGCGCCTGTGTCCACAAAGTAACTCTGATAGTCATCATAGTAGTTGCGTGCTACCCTTAAAAAACTATAGGCTTTGCGAAATGACCGAGAAATCTCAGTAGTTATGCCCGTAATATTGTCACGGTGTTTGCGCAGTGAGGGTGTATGCCAGTACTCACCTAAATTGATGATTTCATCGACCACCCCTGGTAGTTTGGGGTCTACGACATGCGGCGATGTCCCGTCTAGAACACTGATGCCGTAGGCCGGGAAAGAAATCCCATCAAGGGAGTGGTAGTCGGCAGAACAATGGTGAAACTCCGTCTCAGAAATCTCATACTGTAACTCGGCCGCAATTCGCTTCATAAAGCTGCTTTTTCCCGAGCCAGGACCACCCTTAAGGACAAAAGTTTTGGTATTGTGCCCGCCACCAACGTAGTCGTAAAACGAAAAAAACCCACTAGGAGTGTTTCCCCCCGGGAAAAAATGCCTACCCACCAGTGTCATCCCCTCGCCTCCCATGCTCAATCTTACTCATATTATGTGCAAGACGAGGAGGACGCCACTAACTAGTAGACAGTGCGCCGAGCCCTACTGCCTCAGTGATGCAGGTGGCAGGTGGAGTTGACCGTCCGGACTTGCCATCTACGTGAACCGTGCAGGTATTCCAGGAGCGAAAAAGATGTATTGCCCACCATGAGAGCCGAATTGAAAGCAAAAAGCTCTGGCGGAGCCGACATAGCGTGCGCAATTATGGTACGCACACAGCCGCCATGCGTAAACAAGGCGATAGTGCCCCTAGTGTGCTCTTTAACTACATGCTCAAGGGCTGCTGAAGTACGTTGGTATAGGTCCCAGTAGGATTCCCCCTGGGGTCGGCGCGTATGGAGGCCATCTTCGCGCAACTGCTGACAGAGCTCTGGGTCTGCTAACTTGCACTGTTCGCTCGTCAAACCCTGCCACGTACCCACATTTATCTCCATCAAGCCAGGCAGCAGGGTCAGCCTGGCTGGCTGCTTCTCGGCTACTAACTCGGCCGTTTTTAGCGCACGAGCGAGCGGACTGCTGTAGATATGGTCAATAGTGTAGCGCTGGCTGAGCCAAGTGCCGAGCTGCTCTGCTTGCTTTACGCCAGTTTCATTCAAGGGAATATCCAGATGTCCCTGCAAGATATTGTTTTTATTGTGATCGGTTTCTCCATGTCTGACGACAATAATTCTTAGCATTGTGCACCTCCGCCGTAACTTGAACCACTACCTACTCTAGCAGATTTGCACATGAAGATAAAGACAAGCTCACTACTGCCCAATTTGTTCT is a window from the Bacillota bacterium genome containing:
- a CDS encoding histidine phosphatase family protein: MLRIIVVRHGETDHNKNNILQGHLDIPLNETGVKQAEQLGTWLSQRYTIDHIYSSPLARALKTAELVAEKQPARLTLLPGLMEINVGTWQGLTSEQCKLADPELCQQLREDGLHTRRPQGESYWDLYQRTSAALEHVVKEHTRGTIALFTHGGCVRTIIAHAMSAPPELFAFNSALMVGNTSFSLLEYLHGSRRWQVRTVNSTCHLHH